The Coregonus clupeaformis isolate EN_2021a chromosome 3, ASM2061545v1, whole genome shotgun sequence genome includes a region encoding these proteins:
- the LOC121541826 gene encoding ADP-ribosylation factor-like protein 9 yields the protein MPGVREAAVVGFTLAVTGGVGYVIWTYVSSGVKAKQKPKQEPEKIEKETRKTAQKVPERANQTPTVVVTEVKPTGKQVLVLGLEGAGKTSLLHCFATGSLEQDVTPTQGFNAVSINREDLQIEFLEIGGTQNLQPYWKRYMCKAMVLVFVVDSSDAAQFPLAKKYLHELLETDLYLPLVVLANKQDNQGACSITTLHEALSLEEVGDQRKLFLIGTHVRKGDTEVNSAVQDTRDLIIQMVQDGR from the exons ATGCCTGGTGTCAGAGAAGCTGCGGTCGTGGGTTTTACTCTCGCAGTAACCGGAGGAGTTGGGTATGTCATCTGGACTTATGTGTCTTCGGGGGTAAAGGCGAAGCAAAAACCAAAGCAAGAACCAGAGAAAATAGAAAAGGAGACTAGAAAAACTGCACAAAAAGTACCAGAACGCGCAAACCAAACACCAACAGTCGTAGTAACAGAG GTGAAGCCCACAGGAAAGCAAGTCCTGGTGCTCGGCCTTGAAGGTGCAGGGAAGACCAGCCTGCTGCACTGCTTTGCCACGGGGAGTCTGGAGCAGGATGTGACCCCAACACAGGGCTTTAACGCTGTGTCCATTAATAGGGAGGACCTGCAGATCGAGTTCCTAGAAA TTGGTGGCACACAGAACCTGCAGCCCTATTGGAAGAGGTACATGTGCAAGGCTATGGTGCTGGTGTTTGTGGTGGACTCCTCAGACGCCGCCCAGTTCCCTTTGGCTAAGAAGTATCTCCACGAGCTGCTGGAAACCGACCTTTACCTTCCCTTAGTGGTACTAGCCAACAAGCAG GATAACCAGGGGGCCTGCAGTATCACAACGCTCCATGAAGCCCTGTCCCTGGAGGAGGTGGGGGACCAGCGCAAGCTCTTCCTCATCGGCACCCATGTAAGGAAGGGGGACACGGAGGTGAACTCTGCTGTGCAGGACACACGGGACCTGATCATTCAAATGGTGCAGGATGGTAGATAG
- the LOC121541817 gene encoding signal recognition particle subunit SRP72-like, with amino-acid sequence MASGGGTVASLWTEANRCGQNGDFTRALKAVNKILHEVKEDVTALHCKIVCLVQNGSFKEALNVMNTYSKVLGSELIVFEKAYCEYRLNRVESALKTIESVSEQTDKLKELYGQVLYRMERYDECKTVYTDLIRNSQDEYEEERKTNLSAVVAAMSTWEKASPDDLGLSETTYELSYNAACTLIGQGQLAEAMNKLQEAEELCRVSLSEDSDITEEDIESELAVIHSQMAYIMQLQGRTELALQLYNQVIKLKPSDVGLLAVTANNIITINKDQNVFDSKKKVKLTNADGVEYKLAKKQLQAIEFNKALLAMYTNQADQCRKLSSGLQSQNPGHPRPVLIQVAQLCREKQHSKAIELLQRFSDQHPESASGIKLTMAQLYLTQGHVTKACDILRSIEDFKHKQGMISALVTMYNHEEDIDSAIDVFSQAIQHYQSEQPGSSVHLALVREAANFKLKYGRKKEAISDLEQLWKQNTNDIHTLAQLISAYSLVDQDKAKSLSKHLPSPESMLFNVDVDELENSHGANYVRKKAAKVPGDNLPKEQGQGDVKKKKKKKKGKLPKNYDPTANPDQERWLPMRERTYYRGRKKGKKKEQVGKGTQGATSGAGSDLDASKTASSPPTSPRPGSAQASASTSAPAASNVVPPRQQKPATAGPGARKKAPQKKKKGGKSGW; translated from the exons ATGGCGAGTGGAGGAGGTACCGTTGCTTCGCTTTGGACCGAAGCAAATCGTTGTGGACAGAATGGAGATTTCACTCGGGCCCTCAAAGCTGTCAACAAAA TTTTGCATGAAGTCAAGGAAGATGTGACAGCCCTTCACTGTAAAATAGTATGCCTGGTGCAAAATGGCAGcttcaaagaggcactgaatgtCATGAACACATATTCAAAAGTACTTGGCAG TGAACTCATTGTGTTTGAAAAGGCCTACTGTGAGTACCGGTTGAACAGAGTTGAAAGTGCCCTGAAGACCATTGAAAGTGTTTCAGAACAAACAGACAAGCTCAAGGAACTCTATGGTCAAGTG CTGTACCGTATGGAGCGCTATGACGAGTGCAAGACTGTCTACACAGACCTGATCAGGAACTCCCAGGATGAATacgaagaggagaggaagaccaACCTGTCAGCCGTGGTGGCTGCTATGAGCACATGGGAGAAGGCTTCTCCC GATGATCTTGGCCTGTCAGAGACTACATACGAGCTGAGCTACAACGCTGCCTGTACTCTAATTGGTCAAGGCCAACTCGCAGAGGCTATGAACAAACTACAGGAAGCAGAAG AGCTTTGTCGGGTTTCCTTGTCAGAGGATTCG GATATAACTGAGGAGGACATTGAGTCGGAGCTGGCCGTCATCCACTCCCAGATGGCCTACATTATGCAGTTACAGGGTCGGACAGAGTTGGCGCTGCAGCTCTATAACCAAGTCATCAAGCTCAA GCCGTCGGATGTGGGACTTCTAGCTGTGACTGCTAACAACATCATTACAATAAACAAG GACCAAAACGTGTTTGACTCTAAGAAGAAGGTGAAACTGACAAATGCCGACGGCGTCGAGTACAAGCTGGCCAAGAAACAGCTGCAGGCCATCGAATTCAACAAAGCCCTGTTGGCTATGTACACTAACCAG GCGGACCAGTGCAGAAAGCTGTCGTCAGGCCTCCAGTCCCAGAACCCAGGCCACCCACGGCCCGTTCTGATCCAGGTGGCTCAGCTGTGCAGAGAGAAGCAACACTCCAAGGCCATAGAGCTGCTTCAG CGTTTCTCAGACCAGCACCCAGAGAGTGCATCTGGTATCAAATTAACGATGGCACAACTCTATTTGACTCAAG GTCATGTTACCAAAGCATGTGACATCTTGAGGTCGATCGAAGATTTCAAGCACAAACAAGGGATG ATCTCAGCTCTGGTAACCATGTACAACCACGAAGAGGACATTGACAGCGCAATTGATGTCTTCAGCCAAGCTATTCAGCACTACCAATCTGAACAG cctggttcctctgtTCACCTGGCGCTCGTACGAGAGGCCGCCAATTTCAAGCTTAAGTATGGACGGAAAAAGGAAGCCATCAGTGACCTGGAACAACTGTGGAA GcaaaacaccaatgacatccacACTTTGGCACAACTCATCTCTGCCTATTCTTTGGTCGATCAGGATAAAGCCAAGTC CCTCAGCAAGCACCTCCCTTCCCCTGAAAGCATGTTGTTCAACGTGGACGTAGATGAGCTGGAGAACTCTCATGGAGCCAACTACGTCAGGAAGAAGGCCGCCAAAGTCCCGGGGGACAACCTACCCAAAGAACAAGG CCAGGGGGAtgttaagaagaagaagaagaaaaagaagg GCAAACTGCCCAAGAACTACGACCCCACGGCGAACCCTGACCAGGAAAGATGGCTGCCCATGAGAGAGCGCACCTACTACCGGGGCAGGAAGAAGGGCAAGAAGAAGGAACAAGTGGGTAAAGGCACGCAGGGTGCCACGTCAGGAGCCGGGTCCGACCT GGATGCCAGTAAGACGGCCAGCagcccccccacctccccccggCCAGGGTCAGCCCAAGCCTCTGCCTCCACCTCGGCCCCCGCTGCCAGCAACGTTGTCCCTCCGCGACAGCAGAAGCCTGCCACTGCAGGGCCAGGGGCTCGCAAGAAGGCCcctcagaagaagaagaagggaggCAAGAGTGGCTGGTAG